One part of the Microbulbifer sp. THAF38 genome encodes these proteins:
- a CDS encoding DUF350 domain-containing protein codes for MDQPYDLMTGILHFAAYFGLSLVFLIAFKFLYALVTPHDEWKLIREDKNAAAAIGFGGAVLGFAIAVGGAASNSVSIIDFATWAFVALIAQLIAFAIIRFGFMPRIVERIEDGEVSAGIMLAATTISVGVLNAACMSY; via the coding sequence ATGGACCAGCCCTACGATTTAATGACTGGTATCCTTCACTTTGCGGCCTACTTTGGCCTGTCACTGGTTTTTTTAATCGCGTTTAAATTTCTTTACGCTCTGGTGACACCTCACGATGAATGGAAGTTGATCCGTGAAGACAAAAACGCAGCCGCTGCCATTGGCTTTGGTGGTGCGGTGCTGGGTTTTGCCATTGCTGTTGGCGGTGCCGCCAGTAACTCTGTTTCCATTATTGACTTTGCCACCTGGGCATTTGTTGCCCTAATCGCTCAGCTTATTGCCTTTGCGATTATTCGTTTTGGCTTTATGCCGCGTATTGTTGAGCGTATTGAAGACGGTGAAGTTAGCGCGGGCATCATGCTGGCAGCTACCACCATTTCTGTTGGTGTCCTCAACGCGGCTTGCATGAGCTACTAA
- a CDS encoding potassium channel family protein has product MLLYRVRRLLASLFVKANTAAILVGVLGYVVGSYLLLSAAGESEIVDPTNFIYWLVVTASTVGYGDFSPVTPAGKVVVATWVIPFGLSLFAMVLTKVGFVISEFVHRGKRGLRMTNRVDHTVIIGWNGTRTLRLIELLLSKTNGTATEIVLCVEADIENPMPGKIDFVRVESFSHIESMQRAAIADAARIIIDNPLDDVTLTTALFCDKHSPNSHKTAYFQDENVGELLRSHCPNIECIPSVAVELLAKSSLDPGSARLHRQLLDSTYGMTQYSIEYHGEQPLLFSALFDHFKMNLSATLIAVRRQGIIKIDVNPALTDEVNKGDMLYYISAKRLTEKSCFDIKMNEGEGAGTCLPS; this is encoded by the coding sequence GTGCTACTTTATCGAGTGCGGCGCCTTCTGGCGTCGCTTTTTGTTAAGGCCAACACAGCAGCCATTCTTGTCGGTGTGCTGGGTTATGTGGTGGGTAGTTACCTGCTGCTCAGTGCCGCCGGAGAGAGCGAAATTGTCGATCCGACCAATTTTATTTATTGGTTGGTCGTTACTGCATCCACTGTAGGCTACGGCGATTTCTCGCCAGTGACTCCCGCGGGCAAAGTGGTTGTGGCAACCTGGGTAATCCCCTTTGGTTTGAGTTTGTTCGCCATGGTGTTAACCAAGGTGGGCTTTGTTATTTCGGAGTTTGTACATAGAGGAAAGAGGGGGTTGCGCATGACAAATCGCGTAGATCACACAGTCATTATTGGCTGGAACGGAACCAGAACCCTTCGCTTGATAGAATTATTGCTATCGAAAACCAATGGCACAGCAACTGAGATAGTGCTTTGTGTTGAGGCCGATATTGAGAACCCGATGCCCGGTAAAATTGATTTTGTACGGGTTGAATCTTTTTCCCATATCGAGAGTATGCAGCGCGCCGCAATTGCCGATGCCGCGAGAATTATTATCGATAACCCCCTGGATGATGTAACACTCACCACCGCCCTGTTCTGTGATAAGCACAGTCCTAATAGCCATAAAACAGCCTATTTCCAGGATGAAAATGTCGGTGAGTTGTTGCGCTCACACTGCCCAAATATTGAATGTATTCCATCCGTTGCGGTGGAATTGTTGGCTAAATCCTCCCTGGACCCTGGTTCTGCCAGACTGCACCGACAACTTCTCGATAGCACTTATGGAATGACTCAATACAGTATTGAGTATCATGGTGAGCAGCCGTTGCTATTTTCCGCATTATTTGATCACTTTAAAATGAACTTATCCGCAACCTTGATTGCCGTGCGCCGCCAGGGGATTATAAAAATTGATGTAAACCCCGCCTTGACCGATGAAGTTAACAAGGGGGATATGCTCTATTACATTTCAGCAAAGCGGCTGACCGAAAAAAGCTGCTTCGATATAAAAATGAATGAAGGAGAGGGCGCAGGTACATGTTTACCAAGCTGA
- a CDS encoding YjfK family protein → MFTKLIDKLKGKEAPKVNTPEIMGLRLGASFELDPLAIRLILDELTIESCSPTQIIKAAGIVKLDGAWVYRFYTDDDAWLQVVTEGGQSDEHVVDVKLFHFYDTLDVANQQAWDRLLKQEIGAANYQLQDRSYNRVWTAAGDYHNPVHMAEKTYDGDGDYSLTDQFTMLFERDLSDQRTESLFLSAEEKEEDAGYLSRSLVISTGITLTPSQLTIHG, encoded by the coding sequence ATGTTTACCAAGCTGATCGATAAACTGAAAGGAAAAGAAGCTCCAAAGGTGAATACGCCTGAAATTATGGGGTTGCGGCTTGGCGCAAGCTTTGAACTGGACCCACTGGCAATCCGCCTGATTCTGGATGAACTCACTATTGAATCCTGCTCCCCCACTCAGATTATCAAAGCCGCAGGCATAGTAAAACTCGATGGCGCCTGGGTATATCGTTTTTATACCGATGACGATGCTTGGCTACAGGTTGTGACAGAAGGGGGCCAAAGCGATGAGCATGTAGTGGACGTCAAGCTGTTTCACTTTTACGATACCCTCGATGTCGCCAATCAGCAGGCTTGGGACAGGCTCCTTAAACAGGAAATTGGTGCTGCCAATTATCAGTTGCAGGACCGCAGCTATAACAGAGTCTGGACTGCTGCTGGTGACTATCACAACCCGGTGCATATGGCCGAGAAGACCTATGACGGGGATGGGGATTACTCCCTCACCGATCAATTCACCATGCTTTTTGAACGTGACTTGTCCGATCAGCGTACCGAATCCCTGTTTCTTTCAGCGGAAGAGAAAGAGGAAGACGCGGGTTACTTGAGTCGCAGCTTGGTGATCAGTACCGGTATAACATTGACACCATCACAGCTGACTATTCACGGATAA